In Methanocella paludicola SANAE, the sequence CGCCGTACTGGCCCTCGGGGATGACGCCCTCGAAGGTGGCGTAGCCGATGGGATGATCCTCCGTGGGCATGGCCAGGCGCTTGACTTTCGGGTCCAGCGAGGGGCCCTTGGGCACGGCCCAGGACTTCAGGACGCCGCCCATCTCCAGGCGAAGATCATAATGTAAGTGGCTCGCGTCGTGCTTCTGGATGACGTAGATGGGATGCTTTATCTCCTTTTCCTCTCCCCCGGCGGGCTCGGGCGTTTTTTCGAAATCCCGCTTGCTCCTGTAGGATTCGAGCGGTTCTTTCGGGGACATAAAAACTCCGGATAATGAATATTAATCGACTCTGGAATAAAAATCATTGCTCAGGCATCTCATCTTTACCTGGACTTTTAATGATGGAGCTACTTTTATTTTTCTTCTTCAGCTTCTCGATGAGCCCGGACACCCGCTCCGTTGCCTCCCGGGTGGCCTCAACGTCCCGGCTAATAACAATATCAAGGATGTCTCCTTCACGGCACCCGCACGGCAGCATACACGCCGGAAGCTCGAACTCGACGCTCTCATCCTCTCTCAGCAAAAGTACGGCCCATCCGTCCTCGAACCTGTCAATCGTGGCCTTCATACGGCGCACCTCATGGCGCTATTCGACGGCGCACACGATAATACCTTAGCCGACGAGGTCTCGAACTGCGGCACAACTGTAAAGCCGGTGCCGTCCGACCTCACCACGACGTTTCCGTTCAGGTCGGTCCGGTAGATGACGGAGCCGGATTCCTCAAGCAGGGCCAGCATACGCCGCGTCGGGTGGCCGTACGGATTCGGCCCGACCTCAATGATGCTGACCTCCGGGGAGACGGCCGAGATGAACTCCTGGTCTGCCGAGTACCCGCTGCCATGATGGGGGACTTTGAAGACATCGCTCTTCAGGCTATGGCCCGACTCGAGAAGCTGCCGCTCTTCTGGAATGCCGGCATCCCCCGTGAGTAGAAAGGTCACGTTTTTATGTTCGACCTTGAGGACAATGGAGTTCTCGTTGATGCCGCCATCGTTCCTCACTTCAAAAGGCGCCAGCACTTCGACTTTTACATCGGAGCCCAGGTCAAAAGTCTGGCCGGCCTCAGCGACAGTATAAGGTATGTTCTTCTGGTCGATCAACGTCAGGTAGGACTCATATGTCCTTGTGGGCTGGGAGATGCCACTGTCGAGCACCTCCTTCACGGGGATCTCCCGAAGCACGTCTAGCAGGCCGCCGATATGGTCGGCATGGGGATGTGTCGCCACCATGATGTCGATTGACGTGACGCCCTGGCTCTTCAGGTAGGATACAAGCTTCGGCCCCTCGGACGGCCGCCCGCCGTCGACGAGCATGCACCGGTCGCCCGCCTTTACCAGTATGGAGTCGCCCTTGCCCACGTCGATGAAGTGGACCTCGACGGGCGCTCCCTTTGCCAGCCCGCCCTGCCCGTGGAAAATGGCAAAATAGCCGATCACGATTATAGCAATAGCCAACCAGACCCCGAGGGCGATGTCTATCGTCTTCATCCTGTGGCCGTACTCCGGCAAAATATCCCACCGATATACAGGTCAATTTTAATTGATTTAAATCATTTAAGGATTTTTTATAGGCCACATGGGCAATCAGGACAAATTTTTCACAGATATTGGCGTCAGGGCAAATATTATCAGATATTATTATTTATTATGGCCAATAGAGTAAAAGCATAATATGGAAATCCATAAGAATAAAATAATATGCCATCGATATGGATAAATAATATAAAGGCGTTAACCTAATTTTAAGTTTGTGCGATATCCCCGCAATTTAATATATTAATTGTTATATTTTTTGGACGTATGCGAATATGGCTAGAGAGAGAAGCAGTACAAAGAAGGTAGAGCTACCTAAGGCCCCTACGGGCATCAGCGGTTTCGACGACATAACATATGGCGGGCTGCCGAGAGGAAGGCCGACGCTCGTCGCCGGAGGAGCTGGCAGCGGCAAGACCATGTTCGCGATGGAGTTCATCGTTCACGGCGCTATGGAGTATAATGAGCCAGGCGTGTACGTCACTTTCGAGGAGAATGTCAAAGACCTGAAAAATAACTTCGCATCCCTGGGCTTTGACCTGGAAAAGCTCATCGAGGGCAAGAAGATCGCCGTCGATCACGTATTCGTAGAGCGTAGCCAGATCGAGGAGACCGGCGAATACAACCTGGAAGCGCTTTTTATACGGCTGGGCTACGCGATCGATTCCATCGGCGCAAAGCGCGTCGCACTGGATACTATCGAGGTGCTGTTCGCGGGCCTGAAGAACGATGCCATCGTCCGCTCTGAGCTGCTACGCCTGTTCCGCTGGCTGAAGGACAGGGGCATAAGCGCCGTAGTGACGGGCGAAAAAGGCGATAAGACGCTGACGCGCTACGGCCTCGAAGAGTACATCGCCGACTGTGTGATATTGTTGGACAACCGTGTGACCAACGAGCTGGCGACCCGGCGGCTCCGCATCATCAAGTACCGTGGGAGCCGGCACGGCCCCGACGAGTACCCGTTCCTGATCGGCAAAGACGGCATCAACATATTCCCCATCACGTCCATCAAGACGGATTACAAAATATCGAAAGACAGGGTATCCACAGGCATCAAAAACTTCGACAAAATGTTCGGGGGAAAAGGCTACTTCCGGGGCACATCGATATTGATTACGGGCACCGCGGGCACCGGCAAGTCCAGCTTTGCGGCGGTTTATGTCGACTCCGCGTGCAGGCGCGGAGAAAAATGCCTGTACTTCGCTTTCGAGGAAACTCAGGACCAGATCATCCGTAACATGAGCTCGATCGGGCTGGACCTCGGGCAATGGGTGAAGAAAGGGCTTTTGAAATTCCACGTCACTCGCCCCGCACTACAAGGGCTTGAGATGCATCTCGTGATGATGGAGGATGACATTAAAAAGTATGAGCCTAAGAATGTAGTTATCGACCCTATCACCGACTTAAGCGCGGTCGGCGGCGGACGGGAGGTCAAGTCCATGATAACACGCCTTAATGACCTTATGAAGGCTGGCGGCATAACCATACTCTTCACGGACCTAATCCGGGGAGATGTTAACCCGGAACATCCTGCCATGTATATCTCCTCGCTCATCGATACCTGGGTCCTGCTCCGCAACTTCGAGTTTAACGGCGAACGCAACCGGGGCCTGACGATATTGAAATCCAGGGGCATGTCCCATTCGAACCAGATCAAGGAATTTGTCATCACTGACCGGGGCATAGAATTGATACAGCCGTACATTGGCTCGGCGGGAGTGCTAATGGGCAGTGCTAAGGTCTCCCAGGAGGCCAGGGATAATGCTGAAGCCCTGGACACCCGCCGCGATGTAGAGCATTTGCGGATCAAGCTCGAGGAGAAGCGCAGGGAACTCGACGCTAAGGTCTCTGCGCTAAAAGCGGAATACAAGGCTGAGGAGAGCGAACTGGAAAAAAGCCTGGAGCAGAAGGAGCAGGACATCGAGATCATGATGAAAGAGCGCGAGGTAATGTCCATGGCTCGAAAGGCAGAATGACGGGGGAGCATGACGGCAAGGATCAGCAAGAGTAAAAAAGCCAAAGAAGTGGAAGAGTTCTGGGACCTGCGCATTTATGTAGCCGGAGAGACGCCGAAGATGCAGCAGGCGGTCAAGAACCTGGAAAAGATCTGCGACGAACACCTGAAAGGCAGATGCTCCATCGAGATCATAGACCTTATGAAGAACCCGCAGCTCGCGGCGGGAGAGCAGATACTCGCGATCCCCACGGTGATCCGCAAACTCCCCGAGCCCGTCAAGAGGCTGATCGGGGACCTGTCCATCCATGAGAAGGTCATCGTCGG encodes:
- a CDS encoding DNA polymerase ligase N-terminal domain-containing protein; this translates as MSPKEPLESYRSKRDFEKTPEPAGGEEKEIKHPIYVIQKHDASHLHYDLRLEMGGVLKSWAVPKGPSLDPKVKRLAMPTEDHPIGYATFEGVIPEGQYGGGTVMVWDIGTYRNLREEKPEGSRMTIEQSYDQGKIEVFLEGKKLKGSYALIRTGGIEKRGWLFFKMKEPHEGSYEDIEKAAPDSVLTGRTMDEIAKEG
- a CDS encoding DUF3006 domain-containing protein, translated to MKATIDRFEDGWAVLLLREDESVEFELPACMLPCGCREGDILDIVISRDVEATREATERVSGLIEKLKKKNKSSSIIKSPGKDEMPEQ
- a CDS encoding ComEC/Rec2 family competence protein translates to MPEYGHRMKTIDIALGVWLAIAIIVIGYFAIFHGQGGLAKGAPVEVHFIDVGKGDSILVKAGDRCMLVDGGRPSEGPKLVSYLKSQGVTSIDIMVATHPHADHIGGLLDVLREIPVKEVLDSGISQPTRTYESYLTLIDQKNIPYTVAEAGQTFDLGSDVKVEVLAPFEVRNDGGINENSIVLKVEHKNVTFLLTGDAGIPEERQLLESGHSLKSDVFKVPHHGSGYSADQEFISAVSPEVSIIEVGPNPYGHPTRRMLALLEESGSVIYRTDLNGNVVVRSDGTGFTVVPQFETSSAKVLSCAPSNSAMRCAV
- the kaiC gene encoding circadian clock protein KaiC codes for the protein MARERSSTKKVELPKAPTGISGFDDITYGGLPRGRPTLVAGGAGSGKTMFAMEFIVHGAMEYNEPGVYVTFEENVKDLKNNFASLGFDLEKLIEGKKIAVDHVFVERSQIEETGEYNLEALFIRLGYAIDSIGAKRVALDTIEVLFAGLKNDAIVRSELLRLFRWLKDRGISAVVTGEKGDKTLTRYGLEEYIADCVILLDNRVTNELATRRLRIIKYRGSRHGPDEYPFLIGKDGINIFPITSIKTDYKISKDRVSTGIKNFDKMFGGKGYFRGTSILITGTAGTGKSSFAAVYVDSACRRGEKCLYFAFEETQDQIIRNMSSIGLDLGQWVKKGLLKFHVTRPALQGLEMHLVMMEDDIKKYEPKNVVIDPITDLSAVGGGREVKSMITRLNDLMKAGGITILFTDLIRGDVNPEHPAMYISSLIDTWVLLRNFEFNGERNRGLTILKSRGMSHSNQIKEFVITDRGIELIQPYIGSAGVLMGSAKVSQEARDNAEALDTRRDVEHLRIKLEEKRRELDAKVSALKAEYKAEESELEKSLEQKEQDIEIMMKEREVMSMARKAE
- a CDS encoding circadian clock KaiB family protein — encoded protein: MTARISKSKKAKEVEEFWDLRIYVAGETPKMQQAVKNLEKICDEHLKGRCSIEIIDLMKNPQLAAGEQILAIPTVIRKLPEPVKRLIGDLSIHEKVIVGLDIKKNS